GACGAACAGCAACCGGAGTCCGTCATGGGCATCGACCGGAACGAGGGCGGCCGCGGCGGCCGCGGCGAAGGCAGCCCCGCCTCCGACGCCCACTTCTAACGCGAGCGCCCGCCCCGGGTGGCGCTATTCTTTTATCCTATCGGGGAATACCGGAGGTCGTGAGTCTCGTCGCGACGTTCACCGTGCCCGGAGCGCAGTTCCTACTGACGCGTGCGCTCCCCGCCGACGACGTCCGGGTCGAACTCGACCGGGTCGAATCCCTCGGCTGTGACGCGCTCGCGCTCCACTTCTGGGTCCACGGCGACGTCGCGCCCGACACGTTCGCCGAACGCCTCGCCGCCGACGCCGTCGTGCGCGACGTCGTCGCCCTCGACACCCTCGACGGCCAAGTGCTCTTCCGCGCCGAGTGCATCCACGACGACAGCAGCCTCCTCGACCTCCTCCTCGACACCGACGCCGACGTCCTGACCGCCGCCGGCACCACGGACGCCACGCGGTTCGTCGTTCGCTTCCCGAGCGAACCCGCGGTCGACGCCTTCCTCACCGCGACCGAACGCCACAGGCTTCCTGTTGACGGCATCCAGACGTTCTCCGCCGCCGACGACTTCGACGACACCCGCGGCTTCGACATCGTCGGCTACCTCTTCGACCTCGGCTACTTCGACCCCTTCGACCCGCCGTCCCTCGACGACGTCGCCACCTCCCTCGCCGTCACCCCCGACGACGTCCGGGACGCCTACGACCGCGTCAAACCCTAACTACCCCGCCCTACTCGCTCGGCTTTTCCCTCGCTCCTCGAGGACGGGGGGTTAGCGCCGTCTCTCTCAGTTACCCCTCCTTCTCAGCCGAGTCGGTCCGCGAGCGTCTCCGCGACGTCGAGCGCCTCGTCCGCGAGCGCCCGCGGCATCTCCCCCGCTTCGACCGACGCTTCGAGTTCGTCCTCGTCGACGACTTCGACCCGGCCGTCCGCGTGCTTGAGCACGTCGACGTGGAGGTCGACGTACCGCACCGCGTCCGGGAAGAGTTCGAGCGGCGTGTTCACGTTCACGTACGTCCCCTTCACCCCGCCGTCGGCGTCTCGGTAGACCGTCGGATACCACCAGCGTCCCTCCACGAACCGCGTGACGGCGACGTCGCCCTCGCTCCGCGGCACGCCGAGCGCGTCGTACGACCCGCCCGCCGTCATCGACCGCTTCACCGTGATGCGGCTCGCATCCGCGTCGAGGCTCGTCACGTCACCGCGGCCGAGCACGAGCAGTCGGCCGTCCGGCTTCCCGTGCTGGATGGCGACCCGGTCGTCCTCGCGCGGCCCGAACGCGTCCGACACCGCCTCGAACGGGAACGCCTCCGCGTCGACGCCGACGCCCTCCGCGAAGTCCACCGCCGCGCTCGCCGCGCGGTCCGCGGCCTTCACGCGGTGGTGGCCGGGCATCGTCGCCACGACCTCCCGCCGCGTCTCGTCGAACGCGTCCCGCGTCGCCCGCCCGAACCAACACCACGTCGTCGCCGCCGGCGACGCGACCTCGGCCGTCGGGTCGAGCGTCCCCGCCAGCGCCGCGTCTAGCTCCGTCGCCGCCTCTGCGAGGTCGGCGAGCGCGTCGTTCAGGTCGTCCATGGACGCGTCCGCCGCCGCGTACCCCCACTCGACCGCCCAGCCGTCGGGCACTCCGGCGGGGAGCATCTCCGTCAGCTGCGCGAGCTCGCTGTCGCCGGGCGGCGTCGACGCCACCGCCGCGTCCCGCCCGCGGACGAGGCCGCCGAGCGACCCCGTGAGCCGGAGTTCCGTGTCGAGCACCGCGCGGTCGTCCGCCCACGGCGGCTTCGGCTCCGCGACCTGCACCCGCACCGCGTCGTCTTCCTCGACGTGCCCGTCGGCGTTGTCGAACGGCAGGTAGCCCTCGCCGACGCCCACGTCAACGATTGCGCCGCCGCG
This portion of the Halocalculus aciditolerans genome encodes:
- a CDS encoding bacterio-opsin activator domain-containing protein, producing the protein MSLVATFTVPGAQFLLTRALPADDVRVELDRVESLGCDALALHFWVHGDVAPDTFAERLAADAVVRDVVALDTLDGQVLFRAECIHDDSSLLDLLLDTDADVLTAAGTTDATRFVVRFPSEPAVDAFLTATERHRLPVDGIQTFSAADDFDDTRGFDIVGYLFDLGYFDPFDPPSLDDVATSLAVTPDDVRDAYDRVKP
- a CDS encoding DUF402 domain-containing protein, giving the protein MRARVRGIYATAGTARLRGAGHAVVQASPPIRERFDGEFPTAAADVSVETTSDRQGVCVTGGADSVADAVEALRGFDTFVWAAALPQDAVFDGVVTRTTRGGAIVDVGVGEGYLPFDNADGHVEEDDAVRVQVAEPKPPWADDRAVLDTELRLTGSLGGLVRGRDAAVASTPPGDSELAQLTEMLPAGVPDGWAVEWGYAAADASMDDLNDALADLAEAATELDAALAGTLDPTAEVASPAATTWCWFGRATRDAFDETRREVVATMPGHHRVKAADRAASAAVDFAEGVGVDAEAFPFEAVSDAFGPREDDRVAIQHGKPDGRLLVLGRGDVTSLDADASRITVKRSMTAGGSYDALGVPRSEGDVAVTRFVEGRWWYPTVYRDADGGVKGTYVNVNTPLELFPDAVRYVDLHVDVLKHADGRVEVVDEDELEASVEAGEMPRALADEALDVAETLADRLG